A genomic segment from Nodularia sphaerocarpa UHCC 0038 encodes:
- a CDS encoding reverse transcriptase family protein, with the protein MQKSKYARYELDQSPFYCLKSKAKLAELLHISQSKLKCLTCTEDLYVERDTFNPGRRKSRRIEQPKLPLKLVQKRIEELLKRIKLPNYIHSPGKGRSYISNAKAHVNAKELRILDIEKYFTSTPARRIYWFFHKQMKCSPDIAGILTKLSTFKDHLPTGSPSSPILSYFSHIDMWEEINRIVEPNNCILTVYMDDVTISGEHVPGELIWQVKKQFKRYGLRSNKKKEKHYIGKKSYEVTGVITTQSGELRVPNRQHLQMRNIRRLISLESEPEKLAKLRRSLKGLEAQSEQIRRANSLLTET; encoded by the coding sequence ATGCAGAAGAGTAAATATGCAAGATATGAATTAGATCAGTCACCTTTTTACTGTTTGAAATCTAAAGCAAAACTTGCAGAACTCCTGCACATTAGTCAAAGTAAGCTCAAATGTCTTACCTGCACAGAGGATTTGTATGTAGAGCGGGACACATTTAATCCAGGAAGAAGAAAATCCCGTCGGATAGAACAGCCAAAACTACCCTTAAAACTTGTCCAAAAACGGATTGAAGAACTTCTGAAGCGAATTAAACTTCCAAACTACATACATTCCCCTGGAAAAGGGCGTTCCTACATTAGTAATGCTAAAGCTCATGTAAATGCTAAAGAATTAAGGATTCTTGACATTGAGAAATACTTTACTTCAACACCAGCTAGGCGTATTTATTGGTTCTTTCACAAACAGATGAAATGCTCTCCAGATATCGCTGGTATTCTCACTAAGCTCTCAACTTTCAAAGATCATCTACCAACTGGAAGCCCATCAAGCCCTATACTTTCTTATTTTTCACATATAGATATGTGGGAAGAGATTAACAGAATTGTTGAGCCTAACAATTGTATCCTGACTGTCTATATGGATGATGTGACAATTTCAGGTGAACACGTTCCTGGGGAATTAATTTGGCAAGTAAAAAAGCAATTTAAACGCTATGGATTACGTAGTAACAAGAAGAAAGAAAAGCATTATATTGGCAAAAAGTCATATGAAGTAACTGGTGTAATTACTACCCAGAGTGGTGAGTTAAGAGTTCCCAACCGTCAGCATCTGCAAATGCGTAACATTCGCCGATTAATTAGCTTAGAAAGCGAACCTGAAAAACTAGCAAAATTAAGGCGAAGCCTAAAAGGTTTAGAAGCACAATCAGAACAAATTAGAAGAGCAAATAGCCTTTTAACAGAAACATAG
- a CDS encoding carbonic anhydrase produces the protein MNIPINQSQTGQCLCCHPLANRRHFLKSLLPGAVAFTILQSAAPAQAEIHQAKALVLSCIDFRFLTAERYFLRKKKFDGEYDWTALAGASLAVAGFPHPSDAEAFWDQLDISYRLHHINKVIVIDHQDCGAYATMIDPNLSKDSVQELQVHTDYLNRAYWSIRDRYPDIEVELYFATLNKGEFQIILPRDQG, from the coding sequence ATGAATATTCCTATCAATCAATCGCAGACTGGTCAATGTCTTTGTTGTCATCCCTTGGCTAATCGTCGTCATTTTCTCAAATCTCTGCTTCCCGGAGCCGTAGCTTTTACTATCCTGCAATCAGCAGCACCTGCTCAAGCCGAAATTCATCAAGCTAAAGCTTTAGTTCTGAGTTGTATTGACTTTCGGTTTTTGACAGCAGAGCGCTACTTTTTAAGGAAAAAAAAATTCGATGGGGAGTATGATTGGACAGCTTTAGCAGGTGCTTCTTTAGCTGTAGCAGGATTCCCTCACCCATCTGATGCGGAAGCATTTTGGGATCAGCTAGATATATCTTATCGACTACATCATATTAACAAAGTGATTGTGATTGATCATCAAGACTGTGGGGCTTATGCAACTATGATTGACCCTAATTTAAGTAAAGATTCAGTGCAAGAATTGCAAGTACATACAGATTATTTGAATCGCGCTTATTGGTCAATTCGCGATCGCTATCCCGATATTGAGGTGGAACTTTATTTTGCGACTCTCAACAAAGGAGAATTTCAAATTATTTTACCTAGAGATCAGGGATAG
- a CDS encoding helix-turn-helix transcriptional regulator: MLNEALRLIRVFYDLTQKELAEKLGISKSYLSEIESGKKTPTLDLLNRYSELFDIPASSIMFFSESLNKDVKTEKLRTFVSSKILAILNFIAERSGHSYAEE, translated from the coding sequence ATGCTCAATGAAGCTCTAAGGTTGATCAGGGTATTTTATGACCTAACACAGAAAGAGCTTGCGGAAAAACTAGGAATATCCAAGTCATATCTCTCGGAAATTGAATCGGGAAAAAAAACTCCAACACTTGACTTACTGAACCGATACTCAGAGTTGTTTGATATACCAGCATCCTCCATTATGTTTTTCTCGGAAAGCTTGAATAAGGATGTCAAAACAGAGAAGCTGAGGACATTTGTATCCTCTAAAATTCTCGCCATCCTAAACTTTATTGCTGAAAGGTCTGGTCATTCTTATGCAGAAGAGTAA
- a CDS encoding ArsR/SmtB family transcription factor, translating to MPFEPSYFKADFFKVLSNPVRIQILDTLRQGEQNVNYIAQWLEIDASSISQQLGMLRRLNLVTSRKQGNYVFYSIRDPAIFKVLDAALEVFNNHLVEVRETLERME from the coding sequence ATGCCCTTTGAGCCTAGTTACTTCAAGGCAGACTTTTTCAAGGTTCTGTCCAACCCTGTGCGGATTCAAATTCTGGATACTCTGCGACAGGGTGAACAAAACGTGAATTACATTGCACAGTGGCTAGAAATAGATGCTTCGTCTATATCTCAGCAGTTGGGGATGCTCCGTCGGCTCAATCTGGTAACGAGTCGCAAACAAGGTAACTACGTTTTTTACTCGATTCGTGACCCGGCTATTTTCAAGGTGCTGGATGCAGCCTTGGAGGTGTTTAACAACCATCTTGTTGAGGTGCGTGAGACATTGGAACGGATGGAATAA
- a CDS encoding AbgT family transporter, whose amino-acid sequence MNPQKSQKFAWLGNALAFIEYVGNKLPDPLTIFFLLSLMVIVVSAIASAANLSVVHPGNGETIVAVSLLTPEGIRRIFTSAVKNFTDFPPLGVVLVAMLGVGVAEYAGLISALLRKIVLIAPSKFICPVVVFAGIMANIAADAGLVVLVPLGAIIFLAFRRHPLAGLAAAFAGVSGGFSANLLITSLDPLLAGLTQSAAELINPSYQLNATANYYFMAVSTFLITAIGWFVTEKIVEPRLGNYVGEVDFEMSQLSASENKGLRWAGYSLLAFLAFLLVMVLPPQGILRHPETFTIIPSPFLDSIVFIIALAFLIPGIFYGKVAGTIQNDKDVAKALSNSMSTMGYYIVLAFIAAQFIAYFSWSNLGAIMSINGADFLKSTGITGAPLLILFILVSMLLNLFVGSASAKWAIMAPVFVPMFMLMGYSPELTQAAYRIGDSTTNIITPLMPYFPLVVAFGQKYDKNLGMGTLIAMMLPYAIAFLLGWSILLIIWFVLGLPLGPGALMRI is encoded by the coding sequence ATGAATCCTCAAAAGAGTCAAAAATTTGCTTGGTTGGGAAACGCTTTAGCCTTCATTGAATATGTGGGAAATAAACTCCCCGACCCACTGACGATATTTTTCCTATTATCTTTAATGGTAATTGTCGTCAGTGCGATCGCCTCTGCTGCAAATCTCTCTGTCGTCCACCCCGGAAACGGTGAAACCATCGTTGCAGTATCTTTACTTACCCCTGAAGGTATCCGCCGTATTTTCACCTCTGCTGTCAAAAACTTTACCGATTTTCCCCCTCTGGGGGTTGTGCTGGTAGCTATGTTAGGCGTAGGCGTTGCCGAATACGCTGGTTTAATTTCCGCATTACTACGGAAAATAGTGTTGATTGCTCCTAGTAAATTTATTTGTCCCGTGGTGGTATTTGCCGGGATCATGGCAAACATTGCGGCTGATGCTGGTTTAGTGGTACTTGTACCCCTGGGCGCAATTATCTTTTTAGCATTTCGACGGCATCCTTTAGCTGGGTTAGCTGCGGCTTTTGCGGGGGTTTCTGGTGGTTTTAGTGCAAATTTACTCATTACCTCACTTGACCCGTTGCTGGCTGGATTAACCCAAAGTGCAGCCGAATTAATTAATCCTAGTTATCAACTGAATGCTACCGCCAATTATTATTTCATGGCAGTTTCCACCTTTTTAATTACTGCAATTGGTTGGTTTGTCACAGAAAAAATTGTGGAACCAAGATTGGGTAATTATGTCGGAGAAGTTGATTTTGAAATGTCACAACTCAGCGCATCTGAAAATAAAGGTTTACGCTGGGCTGGTTATAGTTTATTAGCATTCCTGGCATTTTTACTGGTCATGGTTTTACCACCCCAAGGAATTTTAAGACATCCAGAAACTTTTACCATTATTCCTTCACCTTTTCTGGATAGTATTGTGTTTATCATTGCCTTGGCTTTTCTGATTCCAGGAATTTTTTATGGTAAGGTTGCCGGCACTATTCAAAATGATAAAGATGTTGCTAAAGCCTTGAGTAATTCTATGAGTACTATGGGATATTATATCGTTTTAGCATTCATTGCGGCTCAATTTATTGCCTATTTTAGCTGGAGTAATTTGGGCGCGATTATGTCGATAAATGGGGCAGATTTTCTCAAGTCTACAGGTATTACTGGCGCACCATTATTAATATTATTTATTTTAGTTAGTATGTTGCTGAATTTATTTGTGGGTTCAGCTTCGGCAAAGTGGGCTATTATGGCTCCTGTGTTTGTACCAATGTTTATGTTGATGGGTTATTCTCCTGAGTTAACTCAAGCTGCATACCGCATTGGTGATTCTACTACTAATATTATTACGCCATTAATGCCTTATTTTCCTTTGGTGGTGGCTTTTGGGCAGAAGTATGATAAAAATTTAGGCATGGGGACGTTGATAGCTATGATGTTACCTTATGCGATCGCTTTTTTGTTGGGGTGGTCTATTCTATTAATTATCTGGTTTGTTTTGGGTTTACCTCTTGGCCCTGGGGCTTTGATGAGGATTTAA
- the yidD gene encoding membrane protein insertion efficiency factor YidD has translation MKVLFIWLIKGYRMFISPLFPPTCRFQPTCSMYAIEAIERFGIWRGGWMETRRILRCHPFHPGRYDPVPEAKHNCCDHHLPDYGKETSQPRE, from the coding sequence ATGAAAGTATTATTTATTTGGTTGATTAAAGGTTACAGAATGTTTATTTCGCCCCTGTTTCCCCCGACTTGTCGCTTTCAACCCACTTGTTCAATGTATGCTATTGAAGCCATTGAGCGATTTGGCATTTGGCGCGGTGGCTGGATGGAGACTCGGCGGATTTTGCGTTGTCATCCCTTCCATCCTGGTAGATATGATCCAGTTCCAGAGGCGAAACACAATTGCTGTGATCACCATCTGCCCGATTATGGGAAGGAGACGAGCCAGCCAAGAGAGTGA
- a CDS encoding DUF4089 domain-containing protein, translating to MRSYVEEMALLLGLQLGDEYVDGVVQNFEIIKAIAQLVNEFPLPEDVEPATIFEP from the coding sequence ATGAGGAGTTATGTTGAGGAAATGGCTTTGCTGTTGGGGTTACAGCTTGGGGATGAATATGTTGATGGGGTGGTGCAGAATTTTGAGATAATTAAGGCGATCGCTCAATTAGTGAATGAGTTTCCTTTACCGGAAGATGTTGAACCTGCAACAATTTTTGAACCATGA
- a CDS encoding ABC transporter ATP-binding protein — translation MKETVLEVRNLQVDFSSDGSCVKAVNDISFEINRGETLGIVGESGSGKSVTSLAVMGLLQSPGKISGGEVWFRPQANSKPINLVELPSAQMQLHRGGDIAMIFQEPMSSLNPVFTIGFQMSEAIMQHQNVSESEAKRIAIALLQEVKLLPNDEIIQQQCIENSGNSNKLNLAKLVQQHKAAILERYPHQLSGGQLQRVMIAMAISCNPLLLIADEPTTALDVTVQATIIELLAELQQSRDMAMIFVTHDLGLISEIADQVAVMYKGQIVEYGAAEQIFNSPQHPYTKGLIACRPTLNRRPHKLLTVSDYMSVEETPNGKEVIQAKEPPRPPELSLEEISQRWEKLKDKSPLLEIRDLQVGFPVRGVFGRTKRYNMAVNHVSFDVKPGETLGLVGESGCGKTTLGRSLLRLIEPMGGEIIFEGQNITTLKGEALQKLRREMQIVFQNPFSSLDPRMKIGDAVMEPLLIHSVGKTKKQRRDRVVELLERVGLSADAIHRYPHQFSGGQRQRICIARTLALNPKFIICDESVSALDVSVQAQVLNLLKELQEEFQLTYIFISHDLSVVKFMSDRILVMNRGQIVEQGTAESIYLEPKEEYTQKLIASIPTGSAERVRARHLRTL, via the coding sequence ATGAAAGAAACTGTCCTAGAGGTTCGTAATCTACAAGTTGATTTTTCCAGTGATGGTAGCTGTGTCAAAGCTGTGAATGATATATCTTTTGAGATTAATCGCGGTGAAACTCTAGGTATAGTGGGGGAATCGGGTAGTGGTAAATCGGTGACATCATTGGCTGTGATGGGTTTGTTGCAAAGTCCGGGTAAAATTAGCGGTGGTGAGGTTTGGTTTCGTCCCCAGGCTAATAGTAAACCGATTAATTTGGTAGAGTTACCGTCTGCACAAATGCAGCTACACCGAGGTGGCGATATCGCGATGATTTTTCAAGAACCGATGAGTTCGCTAAATCCGGTTTTTACGATTGGTTTTCAGATGTCTGAAGCTATTATGCAGCATCAGAATGTCTCGGAATCTGAAGCCAAACGCATTGCGATCGCTCTTTTGCAAGAAGTCAAACTTCTACCTAATGATGAGATCATACAACAGCAGTGTATTGAAAATTCCGGTAATTCAAATAAATTAAACTTGGCTAAATTAGTCCAGCAGCACAAAGCAGCTATCCTCGAACGTTACCCCCATCAACTTTCTGGAGGTCAGTTACAACGGGTGATGATTGCAATGGCTATTTCTTGTAATCCTTTGCTGTTGATTGCTGATGAACCAACTACGGCTTTAGATGTAACTGTGCAAGCAACTATTATTGAGTTGTTGGCAGAATTGCAGCAAAGTCGTGATATGGCGATGATTTTTGTTACTCACGATTTGGGACTAATTTCGGAAATTGCTGACCAAGTAGCGGTGATGTACAAAGGTCAAATTGTCGAATATGGTGCAGCTGAACAAATTTTTAACAGTCCTCAACATCCATATACTAAGGGTTTAATAGCTTGTCGCCCTACACTCAACCGCCGTCCTCATAAACTGCTTACGGTTTCCGATTATATGAGTGTGGAAGAAACGCCTAATGGTAAGGAAGTAATTCAGGCGAAAGAACCCCCACGTCCCCCAGAACTCAGCCTTGAGGAAATCTCTCAAAGATGGGAAAAGCTGAAGGATAAATCACCTTTGTTGGAGATTCGCGATCTCCAGGTGGGTTTTCCGGTGCGGGGCGTATTTGGTCGGACAAAACGCTACAATATGGCGGTTAATCATGTTTCTTTTGATGTCAAGCCAGGGGAAACACTCGGTTTGGTGGGAGAATCTGGTTGTGGTAAAACGACTTTGGGTAGAAGTTTGCTGCGCTTAATTGAGCCGATGGGTGGGGAAATTATTTTTGAGGGTCAAAATATTACTACTCTCAAAGGCGAAGCTTTACAGAAGTTGCGGCGAGAAATGCAAATTGTCTTCCAAAATCCTTTTAGTTCTCTCGACCCCCGGATGAAAATTGGGGATGCGGTGATGGAACCGTTGTTAATTCACTCTGTGGGGAAAACAAAGAAACAACGCCGAGACCGTGTAGTGGAACTTTTAGAAAGAGTGGGTTTAAGTGCAGATGCAATACACCGCTATCCCCATCAGTTTTCTGGTGGTCAACGCCAACGAATTTGTATTGCGCGGACTTTGGCTTTAAATCCTAAGTTTATTATCTGCGATGAGTCGGTTTCGGCGTTGGATGTTTCTGTACAGGCGCAGGTGTTAAATCTGCTGAAGGAATTACAAGAGGAATTTCAACTGACTTATATTTTTATCTCTCATGATTTAAGTGTAGTGAAATTTATGAGCGATCGCATTTTAGTCATGAATCGTGGTCAAATTGTCGAACAAGGAACAGCCGAAAGTATTTACCTAGAACCGAAGGAAGAATATACACAAAAATTAATTGCTTCTATTCCTACGGGTAGTGCTGAACGGGTACGCGCGCGCCACTTACGGACATTATAG
- a CDS encoding AtzE family amidohydrolase, with amino-acid sequence MNDAVSIAAAVRTGEVSAVEVTKAALAKITAHNPQLNCFTSVTAETALIDAAKIDRKIAQGKNPGALAGVPFAVKNLYDIAGLTTLAGSKINAENPPASQDATAVAKLKQAGAILVGALNMDEYAYGFVTENSHYGATHNPHDLQRIAGGSSGGSAAAVAAGLVPLTLGSDTNGSIRVPAALCGVLGFKPTYGRLSRAGVALFSSSLDHVGTFARSVEDIATAFDLLQGEDERDPVCTKRSPELCVPQFYQDIADLRIAIANDYFTQGASPEALAAVQKVAEALSVTDYVTIPEAHRARAAAFVITASEGANLHLESLKSRPQDFDPATRDRFLAGALIPSSWYIQAQRFRKWYGDRLREIWQNVDIILAPTTPISAPLIGQKTMILDGEEIPVRPHLGLFTQPLSFIGLPVLSVPVQRPNALPLGVQLIAAPYNEAVILRVAAVLESQGVISAKVALG; translated from the coding sequence ATGAATGATGCTGTATCCATTGCTGCTGCTGTGCGTACGGGCGAAGTTAGCGCGGTGGAAGTTACTAAAGCTGCTTTAGCAAAAATTACTGCACACAATCCTCAACTCAACTGTTTTACATCTGTGACTGCGGAAACTGCTTTAATAGATGCAGCTAAAATTGATCGGAAAATTGCTCAAGGTAAAAATCCCGGTGCTTTGGCTGGTGTACCTTTTGCGGTGAAAAATCTCTATGATATCGCTGGTTTAACAACTCTGGCGGGGTCGAAAATTAATGCCGAAAATCCCCCAGCTAGCCAAGACGCGACAGCAGTAGCGAAGTTAAAACAAGCCGGTGCGATACTGGTAGGCGCTTTAAATATGGATGAGTACGCCTATGGCTTTGTTACAGAAAATTCTCATTATGGTGCTACTCACAACCCCCACGATTTACAACGCATAGCTGGTGGTTCCTCTGGTGGTTCGGCTGCGGCTGTAGCGGCGGGTTTAGTCCCCCTGACGCTGGGTTCTGATACGAATGGTTCAATTCGGGTTCCGGCGGCTTTGTGTGGCGTGTTGGGCTTTAAACCGACTTATGGGCGCTTGTCTCGTGCTGGGGTGGCTTTATTTTCTAGCAGTCTTGACCATGTTGGTACTTTTGCTCGTTCGGTAGAAGATATTGCTACTGCTTTTGATCTGCTGCAAGGTGAAGATGAGCGTGATCCTGTTTGTACAAAACGCTCTCCCGAATTATGTGTACCACAATTCTATCAAGATATTGCTGATCTGAGAATAGCGATCGCAAATGATTATTTTACTCAAGGTGCATCACCAGAAGCTTTAGCCGCAGTACAAAAAGTAGCAGAGGCTTTAAGTGTAACTGACTATGTAACCATCCCCGAAGCCCACCGCGCCAGAGCGGCAGCCTTTGTGATTACGGCTAGTGAAGGCGCAAATCTGCATTTAGAGTCATTAAAATCGCGTCCCCAGGATTTTGACCCCGCTACACGCGATCGCTTTTTGGCAGGGGCATTAATACCGAGTAGTTGGTACATACAAGCACAACGGTTTAGAAAGTGGTATGGCGATCGCCTGCGAGAAATCTGGCAAAATGTAGATATAATTCTCGCCCCCACAACACCGATTTCTGCACCGCTAATTGGTCAAAAAACCATGATTTTAGATGGTGAAGAAATTCCGGTGCGTCCTCATTTGGGATTATTCACACAACCATTATCCTTCATTGGCTTACCTGTTTTATCAGTACCAGTTCAGCGACCAAATGCTTTACCTTTAGGTGTGCAATTAATTGCTGCACCCTATAATGAAGCTGTAATTTTACGAGTTGCGGCTGTTTTAGAATCTCAAGGTGTGATTTCTGCAAAAGTAGCCCTTGGCTAA
- a CDS encoding sigma-70 family RNA polymerase sigma factor — protein sequence MNEQQLQELALQAQQHPLGTTVRRITLSKLIDGIYRCGKLCHPYKGQFQGVYEQIYQEAVQDLFLYICKNLDKYDPERASFMTWVNMLLSQRFFKEAIPKIIGNANETNVESSVLENLEDLTLDDSESEDNYISAFKKIRRYIEIDPKGIFKQAHIKKYPQANFREIAIKRWSGISWKDISEEFNIPVATLSNFYQRTLEKFRYEFRDLCGVEDLT from the coding sequence ATGAACGAGCAACAGCTTCAAGAGCTAGCTCTACAAGCCCAACAACACCCACTAGGGACAACTGTTAGACGGATAACTTTATCAAAACTAATCGATGGTATATACCGTTGCGGCAAACTTTGCCACCCATATAAAGGTCAATTTCAAGGAGTTTACGAACAAATTTATCAGGAGGCAGTACAAGACCTATTTTTGTATATCTGTAAAAATCTTGATAAGTACGACCCCGAACGGGCTTCATTTATGACTTGGGTTAATATGTTATTAAGTCAACGTTTTTTTAAAGAGGCTATTCCCAAAATAATTGGTAACGCCAATGAAACTAATGTAGAAAGCTCTGTATTAGAAAACTTGGAAGATTTAACATTGGACGATAGCGAGTCCGAGGATAATTATATATCTGCTTTTAAAAAAATCAGGCGATATATAGAGATAGACCCAAAAGGGATTTTTAAACAAGCACATATCAAAAAATATCCCCAAGCAAATTTCCGAGAAATAGCTATCAAAAGATGGTCAGGTATATCTTGGAAAGATATTTCCGAAGAATTTAATATTCCCGTTGCCACATTAAGTAATTTTTATCAGCGAACTTTAGAAAAATTTCGCTACGAATTTAGAGATTTATGTGGTGTTGAAGACTTAACTTAG
- a CDS encoding response regulator, with translation MKNILVVEYDQNFRNLLSQFLRDNNFHFIEANNIFMASYLAQEQYPDLIIYSLEIVEQIGYQIFQKIHENSTTMQIPLIFLTKNPEISYSIKKINQLGVGILLKKTVGFSHILEVIQIQFNNKLENFHNY, from the coding sequence ATGAAAAACATTTTAGTTGTTGAATACGACCAAAATTTTCGCAATTTATTATCTCAATTTCTTAGAGATAATAATTTCCATTTCATTGAAGCAAACAATATTTTTATGGCTTCATATCTAGCTCAAGAACAGTATCCAGATTTAATTATTTACTCATTGGAAATAGTTGAGCAAATCGGTTATCAAATATTCCAAAAAATACATGAAAATTCAACGACTATGCAAATACCTTTGATATTTTTAACAAAAAATCCAGAGATTTCCTACTCAATTAAAAAGATTAATCAACTGGGAGTAGGTATTCTCCTCAAAAAAACGGTAGGATTTAGTCATATTTTAGAAGTAATTCAGATTCAATTCAATAACAAGTTGGAAAATTTCCATAATTATTGA
- a CDS encoding SulP family inorganic anion transporter — translation MGISDILEEPQLLRLNRWFSGVRGDVTGGLTAAVVALPLALAFAVASGVEPKAGLYTAIVAGIVAAIFGGSPVQITGPTGAMAVVLVGIVAKYGIEKVWIAGVMAGIIQVALGVAKLGQLVKFIPYPVTAGFTNGIAVIIFCGQLNNLFGLQLPRSEHFLPGLWQSVTHLEALNWAAVGLAMVVIAANLFWPKINTTIPGSLVGLVLATGIAAYFHLDVPTIGSIPQSLPMPQGIPHWNDFSVIRELINPALALAALGSIESLLSAVVADGMTVSEKHNSDRELIGQGLANMIVPFFGGIPATGAIARTAVNVRSGGKTRLSGVIHGLALAMIILTLAPLAAQIPLAALAGILMVVSVRMIEWEAISLLMRATYSDFAVMILTWLVTILFDLVLAVEVGLIAAGVLFIKRMSDLSLVKIPETEVFPPGTPLELGKEIAVYRVDGPVFFGAAERFVTFLRDEPEVKYLILRLRFVPNMDTTGLVALEDIYHDLKRHNCRLILTGLQPEVKQLIERSGLLKIIGLSNCFETTTDAICSISPQIAGCSPSVTTNLKSKELLELND, via the coding sequence ATGGGAATCTCTGATATCCTCGAAGAACCACAGTTGTTGCGTCTAAATCGCTGGTTTAGTGGAGTGCGCGGCGATGTTACCGGAGGACTAACAGCAGCAGTGGTAGCATTACCTTTGGCTTTAGCCTTTGCGGTAGCAAGTGGAGTGGAACCAAAGGCAGGACTTTACACCGCTATTGTGGCGGGAATTGTCGCGGCAATTTTTGGCGGTTCGCCTGTACAGATTACCGGACCGACAGGTGCAATGGCTGTGGTGTTGGTGGGAATTGTCGCCAAGTACGGTATTGAGAAAGTTTGGATTGCTGGGGTGATGGCTGGTATTATCCAGGTAGCCTTGGGGGTTGCGAAACTGGGACAGCTAGTCAAGTTTATTCCTTATCCAGTCACAGCAGGCTTTACTAATGGTATTGCCGTGATTATATTTTGTGGTCAATTAAATAATTTATTTGGTTTACAACTACCGCGTAGTGAGCATTTTCTGCCGGGACTTTGGCAAAGTGTAACTCATCTAGAAGCTTTAAACTGGGCGGCTGTGGGCTTGGCAATGGTGGTGATTGCAGCCAATTTGTTTTGGCCTAAAATTAATACCACAATACCGGGTTCTTTAGTTGGGTTGGTATTGGCAACGGGAATAGCTGCTTATTTTCATTTGGATGTACCGACAATTGGCAGCATTCCCCAATCTTTACCGATGCCTCAAGGTATTCCCCACTGGAATGATTTTAGTGTAATTCGAGAACTAATTAATCCGGCTTTGGCTTTAGCGGCACTGGGAAGTATTGAATCTTTGCTATCGGCAGTGGTAGCTGATGGTATGACGGTGAGTGAGAAACATAATAGCGATCGCGAATTAATTGGTCAAGGCTTGGCAAATATGATTGTCCCATTTTTTGGTGGCATTCCCGCCACAGGTGCGATCGCTCGGACTGCCGTTAATGTCCGTTCTGGTGGTAAAACCCGACTGTCTGGGGTAATTCACGGACTGGCCTTAGCCATGATTATTTTAACTTTAGCACCCCTAGCCGCACAGATTCCTTTAGCAGCCCTGGCTGGCATTCTCATGGTAGTTAGTGTGCGGATGATTGAGTGGGAAGCTATTAGTTTATTGATGCGTGCTACCTATTCCGATTTTGCTGTGATGATTCTCACCTGGCTAGTGACAATCTTGTTTGACTTAGTTCTTGCTGTGGAAGTGGGATTGATTGCAGCCGGAGTCTTGTTCATCAAACGAATGAGCGATTTAAGTTTAGTTAAAATCCCTGAAACTGAAGTGTTCCCCCCTGGTACGCCTCTGGAATTAGGTAAAGAAATCGCTGTTTATCGGGTAGATGGTCCCGTATTTTTTGGTGCTGCGGAAAGGTTTGTTACCTTTTTGCGAGACGAACCAGAAGTAAAATATTTAATTCTGCGGTTGCGGTTTGTGCCAAATATGGACACAACTGGGTTAGTAGCCTTAGAAGATATTTACCATGATTTGAAACGGCATAATTGCCGCTTAATTCTCACAGGGTTACAACCAGAAGTTAAACAACTAATAGAACGGTCAGGACTGTTAAAAATCATTGGCTTATCAAATTGTTTTGAAACAACCACAGATGCTATTTGCTCTATCTCTCCTCAGATTGCCGGATGTTCTCCATCTGTAACAACTAATTTAAAATCAAAAGAATTGCTGGAATTAAATGACTGA
- a CDS encoding ArsR/SmtB family transcription factor, whose amino-acid sequence MVFKPSYFKADLFKVLSNPVRIQILDTLRTGEQSVNYIAEWLELEPSSVSQQLAVLRSRNLVTSRKQGNYVFYSIRDVAIFKILDAALEVFNNHLVEVRDSLEQLK is encoded by the coding sequence ATGGTATTTAAGCCGAGTTATTTTAAAGCGGATCTTTTCAAGGTGTTATCTAATCCTGTGCGAATCCAGATCCTAGACACACTCCGAACTGGTGAACAAAGCGTCAACTACATTGCTGAATGGCTGGAGTTAGAGCCTTCTTCGGTTTCTCAGCAATTAGCAGTTCTGCGTAGTCGTAATTTGGTTACAAGTCGTAAGCAGGGGAACTATGTTTTTTACTCCATCAGAGATGTAGCTATTTTTAAAATTCTAGATGCGGCTTTGGAGGTGTTTAACAACCACTTGGTTGAGGTGCGCGACAGCCTAGAACAACTAAAATAG